A window of Deltaproteobacteria bacterium CG2_30_66_27 genomic DNA:
ACCAACGCCGGGGCGAGGAAGGCGACCCATTTCCGGTACGCGGGCGGTTCCTGGCGCCCGTGCGCATCGTCCTGCCCCGCGCCGTGCCCCCCCGCCTCCTTCAGAAGAAGGGGCCGCTCGGCGAACAGGGCGATCGCGCCGTTCAGCACGACCCCGAGCAGGGGGAGCGCCGGTACCAGCCACAGGTAGTCGAGGATGCCGTTCACCATTTGAGGACCTTGAGCTCCGTGATGTCGACCGTTTCCTTCAACCGGTACAAAGCGATCAGCAGCGCGAGCCCCACCGCCGCCTCGGCCGCCGCCACGGTCATCACCATGAAGGCGAAGACCCCGCCGGCGACGTCGCCCAGGTACGAGCCGGCCGCGACGAACGCGACGTTCACGCCGTTCAGCATCAACTCGACGCTCATCAGGATGATGAGAATATTCTTGCGCGCCACCACTCCCACGACCCCGATCCCGAACAGGACCGCCGAGAGGAGCAGGTATGCCGACGGGGCGATCATCGAGCGTTCCGCCTTCTCATATCTTCCTCTTCGCCAGGGCGATCGCCCCGATCACCGCCGCCAGGAGGAGCACCGAGGTGATCTCGAAGGCGAGCAGGTAGTCGGTGAACAACGCACGCCCCACGGTCTCGACCGTCCCCACCTCGGCCGCGGGACCGGTCGGCATCCAGTACCGGCGCGCCAGCACGGCGGATTCGAGGACGAGGATCCCCGCGGCGAGGACGCCCAGCACGCGCGTCGTCGTCGCCCGCTCCACGGGCAGGCGGACCGAAGGCACGTTGATCAGCATGATGACGAAGACGAACAGCACCACCACCGCCCCCGCGTAGACGATCACCTGGACCGCCGCAAGGAAGTGGGCCTGGCGAAGCACGAACAGCGCCGCCACCGCGAACAGCGTGAGGATCAGGTAGAGCGCGGACGCCATCGGGCTCTTCCGCGTCACCACCATGATCGCCCCGCAGACCGCGATCGCGCCGAACAGGATGAAGAGAGCCGTTTCCATCGCTCCCCTACTTCTCCAACAGCGTGTCGATCGTGAAGATGAGCTTCTCCCGGGTGTCGTCCGGAGGGGTGAACCACCCGGTGTCCATCCGGATCGCGTCGCACGGGCACGCCTCGACGCACATGCCGCAGAAGACGCACCGGAGCATGTCGATGTCGAACCGTACCGGGTACTTCTCGACCGCCGGGTCCGGCGACTCCCCCGCCACGATCGTGATGCACTTCGCCGGGCACGCCGTCGCGCAACAGAAGCACGCCACGCACCGGGGGGTCCCGTTCTCCCGCTTCATCAGCCGATGCCGCCCCCGGAAGCGGGGAGGCATCTCCCGCCGCACCTCGGGGTACTCGATCGTCTTGATCCCCTCCTGGTGGACGATGTTCGAAAGGAGGTGCCCCATCGTGACCCCGAGCCCCTTCACGATCTCCACAAGGTACAGCGACTCCGGGAACGACATCTCCCGGGGCCGCGCCACTTTTTTCACGCCGATCGTCATCGTATCCGCTTCCGCCTCTACGGGTTCAGAAGGAGCAAGGTCAGCCCCGTCACGAAGATGTTCAGCAGCGAGAGGGGGAGCATCACCTTCCACCCCAGTCGCATCACCTGGTCGTACCGGAACCGCGGGATCGTCCACCGGACCCAGACGTATAGCCACGCGAAGAAGAGGACCTTCGCGACGAACGCGCCGATCCGCAGGAGCAGGACGAGCGCCGCCGGCACGGCCACGGCGAAGCCGCCGGGGAAGAGGAACCCCGCATCGCCGAGGTACGGGACCTGCCACCCTCCGAAGAAGAGGGTCGCCACGACGGCCGCGCCCACCACCATGTGGAGATACTCCGCCATCATGAACATCGAGAACTTGAAGGATCCGTACTCGGTATGGTACCCGGCCACCAGCTCCGACTCGCCTTCCGGCAGGTCGAAGGGAGTCCGGTTCGCCTCGGCGTATTGCGCCACGAGGAAGAGGATGAACCCGAGCGGCTGGACGAGGACGCCCCATTTCGGCACGACGCCGAAGAGGAGCCCCCCCTGCCCCGCCACGATCTGCGACATCCGGACCGACTCGAACACCATGAAGATCCCGATGAGGGAGAGTCCCATGGAGACCTCGTACGAGAGCATCTGGGCCGACGACCGCAGCCCGCCGAGGAGAGGGTACTTGCTCCCGCTGGCCCACCCGGCGAGGACGACGCCGTAGACGGTCATCCCCGAGACGGCGAACAGGTAGAGGATGCCGACGTTGAGGTCCGCGATCTGCAGCGCGATCGTGCGCCCCATCACCGTGACGTCGGGTCCGAACGGGATGACGGCGATCGCCAGGATCACCGGCGCGAGCGAGAACATCGGCGCCATCTGGTAGAAGAGGCGGTGGGCGTTGTCGGGGATGAAGTCCTCCTTGAAGAGGAACTTCAGCGCGTCCGCCAGCGGGTGGAAGAGCCCCCACGCGCGAATGCCGAAGATGTCGGCCCGGTTGGGACCGCGGCGGTCCTGGATGTACGCCGCCCCCTTCCGCTCCACCCAGGTCATGACGACGACCAGGCCGAAGCAGAACGCGAAGAAGACCGCGATCCGCGCGACCGTCACCGCGATGTCGAACAGGGGCCCGGTCATTTCGCGATCTCCTGACCGAACATGCCGATCGAATCGTAGCTCATCCCCGCGAAGGGCGCCTCGGTTTCGGCGATCGCCTTGAAGACCGACGCCTCGCCGGCAAAGGTCCACCCGGCTCCCAGCCGGTTCCCAAGCGTTACGAGGATCTCGATCGGGTCCTTCGCCTTCCCCCGCGCCGGGAATCCGGACCGGAACCGCTGCACGCGGCCGGCGTGGTTTGTGAAAGTCCCAGCCCGCTCGGCGACGGAGGCCGACGGCAGGACGGCGGTCGCCGCCTTCGAGACCGGCCCCTCGTTTGTCCCCACCTGGACGACGAACGGGACCTTGGCCAGCAGCGCCGCCGCCTCCTCTTCCGAAAGGGTTCCTACGACGTTGCCGAAGACGAGGAGGGCGTCGATCCCGCCGCCGGCGATCTTCGACACCAGCGCGTCGAACGCCGCGCCGTCGGGGATCCCGAGGAGTCGCGCGCCGAGGCTGTTCGGGTTCTTGTCCGCCTGGATCAGGAAGTCGTCGGCGAAGCCGTCCCCCGCGACCCGGTGGGAGAAAGCGAAACTCTTCGTACCGAGCAGCTCCGTCGCGAGGCGTCGGAGGAGGTACAGCTCCTCGTTGGACGATTGCGGGGAGGCGATCACGGCGACCCGGTCGGGCCCGCCCTTCTGCGCCGCCGCCTTCAGGCGGAACGCCACGTCGGGCAGGAGCGATCCCCACGCGGCGACCTTCCGGGCGCCCTCTTCCCGCACGAAGGGCGTCAGCAGCCGCGCCTCGTTCATCCCCTTGTAGGTGAGCCGCCCGAAGTCGCACATCCACGCCTGGTTGACCGCGTCGTTCCAGCGGGGCTTCAGGCGGTACAGGACGTCGCCCTTGTAATGTACGTCGACGTTGCACCCGTTCGAGCAGCCGGTGCAGATCGAGTCGAACATCTTGAGGAACCAGACACGGCACTTGAACCGGAAATCCTTGCTCGTCAGCGCGCCCACCGGGCAGATGTCCGCGAGGTTGCCGGTGTAGTCGTTGGCAAGCGGCTTCCCCGGGAAGATCGAGATTTCGGAGTGGTCCCCCCGGTGGAAAAAGTGGAGCTCCTGCGTCCCCGTCACCTCGGTCAGGAACCGGACGCACCGGGAGCAGAGGATGCACCGCTCGGCGTCGAGCACGATCTGGCCGCCGATGTCCTGCACCTTCTTCTTGTGGACCTTGTCCTCGAGGGAGTACCGGCTCTTGTGGAGCCCGAACTTCATGTAGTAGTTCTGCAGTCCGCACTCCCCGGCCTGGTCGCAGATGGGGCAGTCGATCGGGTGGTGGATGAGCATCAGTTCGAGGACGCCGGTCACCGCCTTGCGCACCTTCTCGGTGTCGGTGCGCACGACCATCCCGTCGGAGACCGTCGTGGAACAGGCGGTTTGCAGCTTCGGGAACTTTTCCACCTCCACGAGGCACATCCGGCAGTTCCCGGCGACCGACAGTTTCGGGTGGTAGCAGTAGTGGGGGATCTCGACGCCGACCTCTTTCGCGGCGTTGAGGATCGACGTCCCCTGCGGGACCTCCACGGTCATTCCGTTGATGGTGAGGGTCGGCATCGTTTCAGAACCGGTTCCCGTACGGGCACTTCTGCTCGCCGATGTGGCGGTCGAACTCTTCGCGGAACTTCCAGATGAACGACTGCGCGGGCATCGCGGCGGCGTCGGCCAGCGGGCAGATCGTCCGACCCATCATGTTGTCGCAAACGTCGAGGACCAGTTCGACGTCCCCCTCCCGTCCTTTCCCCGCCTCGATCCGCCCGACGATCATTTTCAGCCACCCGGTCCCCTCGCGGCACGGCGTGCACTGCCCGCACGACTCGTGGGCGTAGAAGTTCATGAGGACGGAGAGGGCGCGCACCATGCAGGTCCCCTCCGGGATGACGATCACCCCGCCGGAACCTGCCATCGTCCCGATCTTCGCCATCGACTCGATGTCGTACGACACGTCGATCTCGTCGGGCCGCAGCACGGGGGTGGACGACCCGCCGGGGATGACGGCCTTGAGCTCCTTGCCGTCCCTGATGCCTCCGGCGTGCGTGTAGATGATCTCCTTGAGGTTCGTCCCCGCCGGGAGCTCGTAGACGCCGGGACGGTTGACCGCCCCGCTCACGCCGATCAGGCGCGTCCCGCCGTTCTTCTCGACCCCGATCGCGGCGAACTTCTCCCCGCCGTTGTTGATGATCCAGGGGACGTCGGCGAGGGTCTCCACGTTGTTCACGATCGTAGGGAGCCCGAAGGCGCCCACCGCCGCCGGGAAGGGGGGCTTGAGGCGCGGCCACCCGCGCTTCCCCTCGAGGGAGTTGATGAGGGAGGTCTCCTCCCCGCAGATGTAGGCCCCGGCGCCGCGGTGGACCGTCAGGTCGAGGTCGAAGCCGGACCCGAGGATGTTCTTCCCGAGGAACCCGGCCGCGTATGCCTCGGCGACCGCCTCGTCGAGGATCCGCGCCTCGCGGACGTATTCCCCCCGGATGTAGACGTAGGAGAGGTGCAGGCGCATCGCGATCGAGGCGATCACGATCCCCTCGATCATCAGGTGCGGCCCGCGGCTCATGATGAGGCGGTCCTTGAAGGTACCCGGCTCCCCCTCGTCGGCGTTGACGACCAGCACGCGCGGGCGGGAGAGATCCTTCGGCAGGAACCCCCACTTCACCCCGGCAGGGAAACCCGCGCCGCCGCGGCCCCGCAAGTTCGCCTTCTTCACCTCGTCGATGATCCCCTCGGGGGTCATCGACAACGCCTTCCGCAGCGCATCGTACCCGCCGAACTCCCGGTAGGTGTCGATGCGCCGGTACGCGTCGG
This region includes:
- a CDS encoding NADH-quinone oxidoreductase subunit K, encoding MIAPSAYLLLSAVLFGIGVVGVVARKNILIILMSVELMLNGVNVAFVAAGSYLGDVAGGVFAFMVMTVAAAEAAVGLALLIALYRLKETVDITELKVLKW
- a CDS encoding NADH oxidoreductase (quinone) subunit F, with the translated sequence METILTTHFAADAYRRIDTYREFGGYDALRKALSMTPEGIIDEVKKANLRGRGGAGFPAGVKWGFLPKDLSRPRVLVVNADEGEPGTFKDRLIMSRGPHLMIEGIVIASIAMRLHLSYVYIRGEYVREARILDEAVAEAYAAGFLGKNILGSGFDLDLTVHRGAGAYICGEETSLINSLEGKRGWPRLKPPFPAAVGAFGLPTIVNNVETLADVPWIINNGGEKFAAIGVEKNGGTRLIGVSGAVNRPGVYELPAGTNLKEIIYTHAGGIRDGKELKAVIPGGSSTPVLRPDEIDVSYDIESMAKIGTMAGSGGVIVIPEGTCMVRALSVLMNFYAHESCGQCTPCREGTGWLKMIVGRIEAGKGREGDVELVLDVCDNMMGRTICPLADAAAMPAQSFIWKFREEFDRHIGEQKCPYGNRF